Within Halorubrum lacusprofundi ATCC 49239, the genomic segment CAACAGGCCCCGTCGCGTCCGTTGCATGAACTACCCTCCCGGCGGAGGGGCCTTAAAGGTGCCATCCCCGATTCTCGCGACTGAGGCCGGACGGCGGCGGGGGCTGTGGCGAGGGCGCCGACGGCGACCACGACGCCTCCGCCGACCACCGAGCGCGCCCCTTTTGAGGCGCGCGCACCGAACGACGTGTATGTCTGCACCTTCACGCAGCGACGTTCCCCCCACGTCGATCGGGATCGACCTCCGCGAGGAGGGCGTCGTCATCGAGTACCTCGACGGGCGAACCACCCTCTACCGCGGCGTTCCCGACGCCGTCGAGGGCTCGGTGACGGCCGGCCCGGGCAAGGAGACGCACGTGCTCGTCACCGACCCGACGGAGACGGAGGGCGTGATGACGTACGTCAACGACTACAACACCGACGACGAGATTTTGGAGGACTCCGGCGTCGGTCGCGTCATCGTCGAGGACGGCGAGCGCGACGAGGTGTTCCCCGGCGTGATCGTCGGGCGGACCGGCCAGCGCAACGAGGTGATCGCCGATCCCGAGATCGCCGGCGGTCGCGTGTTCGTCTTCGTCGAGGACGGCTGGACGGAGGGGAGCTACGAGATCGTCGAGGCGCCGGAAGACGGGCTCGACGCGCACCGGTGACCGCGATGCGGACGCTGACCCCGACGACGATGCCGATGTCGGCAGATCCACCCCGATGAGCCTCGCGAAACCTTGGCGCGACCTCGACCGCTCGACGGTCCGGAGCGCGCCGAGCCGCTACGCGCTGTACGAGCTGGGCGACGCGGAGGGGGACACGGTCGGGTTCGGGACGGGGGTCCTCCGTGACGAGTTGAAGGAGGCCCTGGCGTACCGAGACGCTGACAAGGTGCGGTGGGAGGTCGCCGACTCGACCGAGCACGCGGAGCGACTGCTCGCGGAGCACGTCGAGGAGTAGTCGGGAGGCCGCTCGGATTGCCGAGACGAGCCGCACTCACCGAGAGCGACCGACAGACGAAAGTCCCGCGGTCGCCGAGGGATCCGTATGAGCGACGAGGCGGACGCCGACGACGAGGTGCTGCGCGCGAGCGACATCGGCGGCGAGGGACCCCCGATCGAGGAGAAGCCGTACAAGATCGTCTTCGAGGCGAACAAGTGCTTCGGGGCGGGCAAGTGCGCCGAGGTCGGCGACAACTGGGTGATGGACGTGCAAAGCGGGATGGCGAAGCCGCGGTCGTACTACATCGGCGAGGACGAACTGGACGAGAACATTCGAGCCGCCGAGGTGTGTCCCGCGAAGAAGGAGCGCGGCGTGATCCACGTCGTCGACCGCCGGACCGACGAGGAGATCGCGCCGGACCCGCACGGCGACGGGACGCTCTCGGTGGACTGGTAGGGGGCAGGGCGCTCGGGGAACCCGAGCCGCGCTGGGCGCCGCCGCGGCATCCGAAAGGGGTTTGACCCCGCCGCCGGTATCCGAATCCGCGCGGGGGTGGCTGAGCCTGGCCAAAAGCGGCGGACTTAAGATCCGCTCCTGTAGAGGTTCGAGGGTTCGAATCCCTTCCCCCGCATTCCTGTCGCAGTTCGCACAGTAACACGGTTTGGCTGTCCAATACACCCTGAATCGCGTAATTCAGGATTCTCACCTAGCCGTAGGAGAACTACATATACATCGAGTACATTCCGAATGAGATATGGAACGAATCGAACGATACAAGCGAACAGTCTGGGAGCGGCATTCGAACCCAAAAAGCGGATGGAGTCGCGTACTCGTGCTCCCTGTACTCCTCTATGCGGTGTCTGATCGAAATTGGAAACTCGGAATGGCTGCCGTTGCGTTCACGCTCGTCAATCCGGTATTGTTCTCGCCTCCGGAGGATACCGATGCGTGGATGACTCGGGTCGTACTTGCCGAAGAGTGGTGGGTCGAAGAGCAAGAGCAGCGCGTCTTGGGACTCACGTATCCGAACCTTCTCAACCTTCTCAACATCCCTTTGACGGGATACGCGTTCGCTTCCGTCTACCGGAAAAAACCGGTTCGAGCGGCGCTTAGCGGGATGGGTTCAATGATACTGAAGTTCTGGTACGTTGGATCTCTCGTTCGCAGATACGATGCAGAGCAATCAGCGTGACCGTCCGAGTTCAGCACGCACCCTCACCGACAAACTGTTTCGGCGGCTTCGCCGACGCCACTACCTCGTTCTTTATAAGTGATTGTCGCGGTCGCTCACGGCTATTTAAATAGCGTATCGCCGTCGACGCTGACCCGACCGCCCTTAACAGGAGCAGTAGTAGTCGCGGTCGACGAACTCCGTCTCGAACAACTTCGCGGCCGGCGCGGGGTCGGACGGGCGGTAGATCCCCGTCGTTAGGTTCCCCTCGCGCTCGAAGTCGCCGGCGACGAGCCGCCGCCAGTCGGCGGTCGACAGCTGGTCCCAGAACACGTCGTCGCCCGCGAGCAGCGCGAGGTAGTCGCGGAGGTACACCCACCGCGTCGGCTCGACGCCCGACGACTCGTACTCGGCGTCGGTGACGGCGGCGTACGCCGCCATCGGGAGGTTCGCGCCCGCGGCGACCGGCATCCCGATCCACTTCCACGGTCGGGTGTTGACGTCGAGCAGGAGGAACTCCTCGCGCTCGTCGTCGTACACGAACTCCGCCTCGCTGATCCCGTGGTAGCCGGCGTCGTCGAGCACCGCCAGCGCGCGCGCCTCGATCGCCGGCTCGTCGGCCGTCTCCACCAGACAGGAGGTACCGAACTGCTGCGGGAATCGCACCGCGGCGTTGCCGACGACCGCGAGCGCGTCCCCGACGCCCGAGGGCGGGACGTACGACGCGAGCGAGTGGTCTCGACCGGTGGCGATGTCGACGCGTTTCTGCGCCATCACGGCGATCTCCTCCTCGCGGGCGGCCGCGACCGCGTCCGCGAACTCCTTGCGGTCGGCGACCTCCAGTACGTTGGTGCCGAACGCCTCCTCGAAGTCGCGTTTGAGCTCCGGTTTCACCACGAGCGGGAACCCGAGCGCCTCGGCGGCCTCGTCGAGGGTGGCGTCGGCGTCCGGCGTGCCCGTCGCCGCCTCCGCCGTCTCCGTGAGCCGGTACGTCTCCGGGTACGGAACGCCGAGCGTCTCGCAGGTCGCGTACAGCTCGGACTTGTTCAACACGTCGTCGAGCGTGTCGATCCCGGCGAAGGGGAGCCGGACACCCTCGGGATCCGCCCGCGCGTACGCCAGCGCCCACTCGTCCATGCAGCCGAACGCGACCGCCTCGCGGCCGATCGCGTCGACGATCGCCTCCACGTCCTCGCGGAACCCGTCGAGGTCGTCGAGCGGGTACGTCACCGCGCCCGCGAAGTCGACCGCATCCGAGGGTGGTGCGAGCCCGTCGTGGCGGAGCGCGTCGTCGTCTCCGGGGCGGTCGAGCGCGATCACGGGCACGTCGTGGGCGTCGAGCGCGCGGGCGACGCCGAGTCCGGTCACGTGTGCGTTGCTGACGAGGGCCGGCGGTCGGTCGAAGGAGGCGTCCGCGAGCGCATCGATCAGCGCCTCTGTCGAGCGAAACTGCGCTGCCATACCCGTCATGGTCGGTCCGGGTACAAAGGCGCACCAGTACCGGCCCGGCGTGCCACTACCGGTGACGCGGGCGGCCACCACTACCGATGATACGGTCTCCGACACAATCGGGACGGACCGACGAACCGCCGACTTCCCCGACGCAACGCGCTTTTACTCGTGTGTCGCCTCCGATCCGGTATGAGCGAGCGCGAGAGCAAATCCGAAGACGGAGGCGAGATCGGCGGTGACGGCGAGGGCGAGGGAGTGACCGGTGACGGCGAGGGAGTGACCGGTGACGGCGAGGGAGTGACCGGTGACGGCGAGGGAGCGATCGGCGGCGGCGGCGACCTCCCCGACCGCGTCCGCCGCGCGTTCGCGGACCACGGCTCCTTCGAGCCCGTGGACGAGGGCGTTTGGGTTGCGGAGACGACCCCCTTCGACGCCGAGGTGCGCGCCGAGCCCGCCGCGGACGGCCGGATCCACTTTGTAGTGACCGTCCGGGTGCCGACCCTCTCCGCGACGGCGGCCGACGAGGTCGCCGACGTGGTCGAGGAGGGGTGGATCGAGACGTTCGAACTCCGCGTCGTCGACGTGGGCGGAGTCACTCGCGGTGACCACGAGTTCGACCCCACTGTCGCGGTCGCCGCCGACGAGATTACGGTCGATTTCGAGCTGACTGAGATCAACGAGCGGCGCGGCGTCGACGACGCCGGGGCGCTGATCAACTTCGTCGAGGGGACCTACGTGCAGGGGGTCATCCCCGGCTACGAGTACACCGAGCCGCTCGACGGGCTGCTCTCCGCGGCGCGCCAACAGGGCAACAGCGGCGGCGGGTTCTAGGCCGATAGGGGCAAATGCCGCGAGCCCCTTGGTCAAATATGCTCGCGCTGTTCGGGTTCGTCAGCCTTCTCGCCCTCGTGGCCTTTCACACGCTGATCGCCGGGGTGGCGACCCGCTTTTTCCGGCTCCGGCTGAACACCTCGTGGGGGGCGATCGTGTACACGCTCGTGTTGACTCCGATGTTGCTCCTGATCTCGATGCTGGTGTTCACCGGCGTCCTCAACGTCGGCACTGGCATCAATCTCGGCAGCCCGACGCTCGTCGTCGGGCTGCTCGTCGCACTTCCCGTCGTGCTCGGGGCGGCGATCGACTATCTCTACGTTCCGCCTCCGGACGACGTCGAACTGCCGGACACGAACTGACGACGGCATCGAAGACGGCGACGCTGCGACCGCTTCACCTCTGCGCTCGTCGACGGACTACTCGCCCAGCAACTCCGACAGAACCTCCTCGACCCGCGCGATGACCGCCTCCGGCGACTGCGAGGCGTCGATGCGGACGAACCGGTCCGGCTCGGCGTCGATCAGTCGCTCGTAGTTTTTCCGGACCGCAGCGAGGTAGCCGTCCTGCTCGAATTTGTTCGTCCGGCCTGCGCGCTCGGCTGCCTCGCGGGCGTCCAGATCGAGGTAGATCGTCGCATCCGGCGGCCGCGAGAAGGCGGCGTGGATTCCCTTTATATACTCTAGTGGGCGGTCGATGTCGACATCGCTGGCGGCGAGCGTCGCCGCCTGATAGGCGAACCGGGAGTCGGAGTAGCGGTCGGAGATCACGAGGTCGCCGTCGGCGAGGGCGGGCTCGATCGTTCCCGAGAGGTGGTCCGCGTGGTCGGCCGTCAACAGGAATAGCTCCGCGAGCGGGTCGGCGTCGTCGGCCGCGATCGACCGGTCGACCGCCTCGCCATACCAGCTGTCGGTGGGCTCGCGGGTGAACGTCGCGTCGGGGTAGACGTCGTGGAGCGCCTCCCAGACGGTGGTCTTTCCGCTGCCGTCGAGCCCCTCCAGCGTGATCAGCATGGTCGCGCTCCGGCGCGGCAAGGAATAAACGGCGCGGGTTCCGACGAGACCCTTTTTAGTGGCTCCGCGTCGAACCGCCGGCATGGTCGACGATATCCATCACACCAGTCACATCCGTCACACCCGCCACGCCCGCGGACCGCGGAGGCACCGATGATAGATATCGCGATCTCCGCCACTCGGGTCGTCGCGGCGCTCGTGTTGGTCGTGTTGAACGGCTTCTTCGTCGCCTCCGAGTTCGCCTTCGTCCGCGTCCGCTCCACCTCGGTCGAGCAGCTGGTCGAGGAGGGGCGCCCCGGCTCGGGAGCGCTGCAGGACGTGATGGGGAGCCTCGACGACTACCTCGCGGCGACGCAGCTCGGGATCACGCTCGCCTCGCTCGGGCTCGGGTGGGTCGGCGAGCCCGCGATTGTGGCGCTGATCGAGCCGGCGCTCGGACCGCTGCTCCCCCCGAACCTCGTCCACATCGTCGCGTTCGCGATCGGGTTCAGCATCATCACGTTCCTCCACGTCGTGTTCGGTGAGCTGGCGCCGAAGACGATCGCCATCGCGCAGGCCGAGCGGGTCGCGATGATGTTGGCGCCCCCGATGAAGCTCTCCTACTACCTGTTCTCGCCCGGCATCGTCGTGTTCAACGGGGCGGCTAACGCCTTCACGCGCATGCTCGGCGTCCCGCCGGCCTCGGAGACGGACGAGACGATGAAGGAGCGCGAGATCCGCCGCGTGCTCGCGCGCTCCGGCGAGGCCGGTCACGTCGCAGACGTCGAAGTCGAGATGATCGACGCCGTCTTCGAACTCGACGACACCGTGGTCCGGGAGGCGATGGTCCCCCGACCGGACGTGACGAGCATCCCGGCCGGCGCGGACCTCGCCGCGATCCGCACGACCGTACTCGACGCGGGTCACACCCGGTACCCGGTAGTAGCGGCTGACGACGCAGACCGCGTGGTCGGCTTCGTTGACGCGAAAGACGTGTTGCGCGCGGGTGAAGCGGGTGACGAGTCGGTCACGGCTGCCGATCTCGCACGCGACCTCGTGATCGTTCCGGAGACCACGTCGCTGAGCGATCTGCTCGTGCAGTTCCGCGATGAACGCCGTCAGATGGCCGCCGTCGTCGACGAGTGGGGCGCCTTCGAGGGGATAGTCACCGTCGAAGACACGGTCGAGACGCTCGTCGGCGACCTCCGCGACGGCTTCGACGCCGCGGGCGGCGACCACGCGGT encodes:
- the tmk gene encoding dTMP kinase; protein product: MLITLEGLDGSGKTTVWEALHDVYPDATFTREPTDSWYGEAVDRSIAADDADPLAELFLLTADHADHLSGTIEPALADGDLVISDRYSDSRFAYQAATLAASDVDIDRPLEYIKGIHAAFSRPPDATIYLDLDAREAAERAGRTNKFEQDGYLAAVRKNYERLIDAEPDRFVRIDASQSPEAVIARVEEVLSELLGE
- a CDS encoding hemolysin family protein is translated as MIDIAISATRVVAALVLVVLNGFFVASEFAFVRVRSTSVEQLVEEGRPGSGALQDVMGSLDDYLAATQLGITLASLGLGWVGEPAIVALIEPALGPLLPPNLVHIVAFAIGFSIITFLHVVFGELAPKTIAIAQAERVAMMLAPPMKLSYYLFSPGIVVFNGAANAFTRMLGVPPASETDETMKEREIRRVLARSGEAGHVADVEVEMIDAVFELDDTVVREAMVPRPDVTSIPAGADLAAIRTTVLDAGHTRYPVVAADDADRVVGFVDAKDVLRAGEAGDESVTAADLARDLVIVPETTSLSDLLVQFRDERRQMAAVVDEWGAFEGIVTVEDTVETLVGDLRDGFDAAGGDHAVRKTGAGAYEADGSVSLSVVNDALGTDFDGDGFETLGGLVLDRLGRTSETGDTIAAGDYLFEVTAVDGARISTVRIEEVDEGDEVDGEDEVDGAGDGADDESGGADGA
- a CDS encoding DUF5813 family protein; translated protein: MSERESKSEDGGEIGGDGEGEGVTGDGEGVTGDGEGVTGDGEGAIGGGGDLPDRVRRAFADHGSFEPVDEGVWVAETTPFDAEVRAEPAADGRIHFVVTVRVPTLSATAADEVADVVEEGWIETFELRVVDVGGVTRGDHEFDPTVAVAADEITVDFELTEINERRGVDDAGALINFVEGTYVQGVIPGYEYTEPLDGLLSAARQQGNSGGGF
- a CDS encoding DUF7508 domain-containing protein; this translates as MSLAKPWRDLDRSTVRSAPSRYALYELGDAEGDTVGFGTGVLRDELKEALAYRDADKVRWEVADSTEHAERLLAEHVEE
- a CDS encoding DUF5796 family protein, giving the protein MSAPSRSDVPPTSIGIDLREEGVVIEYLDGRTTLYRGVPDAVEGSVTAGPGKETHVLVTDPTETEGVMTYVNDYNTDDEILEDSGVGRVIVEDGERDEVFPGVIVGRTGQRNEVIADPEIAGGRVFVFVEDGWTEGSYEIVEAPEDGLDAHR
- a CDS encoding DUF6653 family protein, producing the protein MERIERYKRTVWERHSNPKSGWSRVLVLPVLLYAVSDRNWKLGMAAVAFTLVNPVLFSPPEDTDAWMTRVVLAEEWWVEEQEQRVLGLTYPNLLNLLNIPLTGYAFASVYRKKPVRAALSGMGSMILKFWYVGSLVRRYDAEQSA
- a CDS encoding carboxylate--amine ligase; its protein translation is MAAQFRSTEALIDALADASFDRPPALVSNAHVTGLGVARALDAHDVPVIALDRPGDDDALRHDGLAPPSDAVDFAGAVTYPLDDLDGFREDVEAIVDAIGREAVAFGCMDEWALAYARADPEGVRLPFAGIDTLDDVLNKSELYATCETLGVPYPETYRLTETAEAATGTPDADATLDEAAEALGFPLVVKPELKRDFEEAFGTNVLEVADRKEFADAVAAAREEEIAVMAQKRVDIATGRDHSLASYVPPSGVGDALAVVGNAAVRFPQQFGTSCLVETADEPAIEARALAVLDDAGYHGISEAEFVYDDEREEFLLLDVNTRPWKWIGMPVAAGANLPMAAYAAVTDAEYESSGVEPTRWVYLRDYLALLAGDDVFWDQLSTADWRRLVAGDFEREGNLTTGIYRPSDPAPAAKLFETEFVDRDYYCSC